The proteins below are encoded in one region of Methanofollis aquaemaris:
- a CDS encoding HEAT repeat domain-containing protein has translation MREEERELVVREFLGNLDHERPEFRWGAAEALGRLGDSRAVEPLIRALEDDPDPRVRKKAAWALGQIGDMRGQRPLLAAIRDRDEDVREIAEEAYEILKGKLFGGG, from the coding sequence ATGAGAGAGGAGGAGCGGGAACTGGTGGTGCGGGAGTTTCTCGGGAACCTCGACCACGAGAGGCCGGAGTTCAGGTGGGGGGCGGCGGAGGCGCTCGGACGGCTCGGGGACTCGCGGGCGGTCGAGCCCCTGATCCGGGCGCTGGAAGACGACCCCGACCCCAGGGTGCGCAAGAAGGCGGCATGGGCCCTCGGGCAGATCGGGGATATGCGGGGGCAGCGGCCGCTTCTTGCGGCGATACGCGATCGTGACGAGGACGTCAGGGAGATCGCGGAGGAAGCGTATGAGATCCTGAAGGGGAAACTCTTCGGCGGGGGATGA
- a CDS encoding cytochrome c biogenesis protein CcdA: MASRSRSSVLILLLIFSLVSGAHAGGVSSPDTPPSDGVNTSISADYFYSPTCSQCRQVRPLVDALAREYPQAGIRYREIYFNATNREIFRDVVDRYGIESETIPLLLLGTTALVGEKEIRDGLGPYVAPATMKRLDQSDIRLSLIRFAESGDRAYRSDTVSHNSPSSRGAEVTVASVLVAAAVDSVNPCAIAVLVVLLAYLTSLRDRKKLLGVGIVYIGTVFVVYLLSGLGFFAVVQTYGIAETVSTFAGLVAVAAGLVQMRDALLNRDGFSLSIPASKKAAIGRYVRRASIPSAVALAALVSVVELPCTGGMYLAVLGLLSSRMTFADGFLYLVLYNCVFVLPLAFILLGVYFGGSPDRVDAWRVEKRRGIRFAIGCVMLGLGGAMLLGLL; encoded by the coding sequence ATGGCGAGCAGATCGCGGTCGTCCGTCCTGATCCTTCTCCTTATTTTTTCGCTCGTCTCCGGTGCACATGCCGGCGGCGTAAGTTCCCCCGACACGCCGCCATCGGACGGTGTGAACACCTCGATATCGGCGGATTATTTCTACAGCCCGACATGCTCGCAGTGCAGGCAGGTCAGGCCGCTCGTCGACGCACTCGCCCGCGAGTACCCGCAGGCCGGCATCCGGTACCGCGAGATCTACTTCAACGCCACGAACCGCGAGATCTTCCGGGATGTCGTCGACCGCTACGGTATCGAGTCCGAGACCATCCCTCTCCTCCTCCTCGGCACCACGGCCCTCGTGGGGGAGAAAGAGATCAGGGACGGTCTCGGACCATATGTCGCGCCCGCAACCATGAAGAGATTGGATCAGTCCGATATCAGGCTGTCTCTCATACGGTTTGCGGAGTCGGGCGACAGAGCGTACAGAAGCGATACGGTTTCCCATAACTCACCGTCGTCCCGCGGGGCGGAGGTCACGGTGGCTTCGGTCCTGGTCGCGGCGGCGGTCGACAGCGTCAACCCGTGCGCCATCGCCGTCCTCGTCGTCCTCCTCGCCTATCTCACCTCGCTGCGCGACCGGAAGAAACTGCTCGGGGTCGGGATTGTCTATATCGGGACGGTGTTTGTCGTGTACCTCCTGTCGGGACTCGGCTTTTTCGCAGTCGTCCAGACGTACGGGATCGCAGAGACGGTCTCGACGTTTGCCGGACTCGTCGCGGTCGCCGCGGGTCTGGTCCAGATGAGAGACGCACTCCTGAACCGCGACGGATTCAGTCTTTCCATCCCTGCGTCGAAGAAGGCCGCGATCGGTCGGTACGTCAGGCGGGCGTCGATACCCTCCGCAGTCGCACTCGCCGCCCTGGTCAGCGTCGTCGAACTCCCCTGCACCGGCGGGATGTACCTCGCGGTCCTCGGCCTGCTCAGCAGCAGGATGACATTTGCAGACGGGTTTCTTTACCTCGTTCTGTACAATTGTGTCTTCGTGCTCCCCCTTGCGTTCATCCTCCTCGGCGTATACTTCGGGGGTTCGCCCGACCGCGTGGATGCATGGAGAGTTGAGAAGAGAAGGGGGATACGGTTCGCAATCGGGTGCGTTATGCTGGGGCTCGGCGGGGCGATGCTGCTCGGACTTTTGTAA
- a CDS encoding NosD domain-containing protein — protein sequence MFLLFLLLAGLLLAAPVSAGFQTTEVTVVKLAEDGETALDERTVDYRWMEENLPIVGDGVTHYYMQGPTFVESNPWDPEETENVNDYHAMRGTDVRDLCNLVGGMGPDDIIHIYPNDPYSAMKHPYKNVYYTDTEHGGNPEQGPLVLTWWRPDDGYVPDYDTGMRTFFFATTTNAKGQYVFGNDDMRRFLDEEYWTRYEGWPCSRAQCQKYVKRIEIKSHEPVPPFPITIEANRTTGYLPLTVQFTGATEAASPTDWHWDFDDGATENVQNPTHTYEKGGLFNVSLTVTAADGKATKTRYQYIAAQERPVPTTLDVLPPEATVIIDGTQVFTAMVRDQKGRMMKDVAVEWSSSNTTVGTIDDGVFKALAEGTTTVTASTAGISGTAGVSVVPVPPEPKTWYVDDDGPANFTSIQAAVYACNPGDTVVVKDGEYTENVVVDRPIVLRSENGPETTVLTTSDIKASPVTLTAENVTVEGLTVKGGIVEGTAGVLVDHADRCTLRAIRTSENYDGVFLNASAGTLITGITADAITGSGIRGTDANGTVIEGCRVEVNNRMAKGISLAASEGPVIRECSITTQGEPAYGIVLSRTDNARVVQNTLKHLSGRSAKGITASSSWNVTIEKNTVSSYGSNAINVGIRNSTICGNMVSGGHAPIGFGGEHNLLCDNIVSNGYNGIYCSAKNSTITNNTCVHNDARALWTLAGGNAVYLNDLLEKSNRPGVRYTSWQSDNSVNTTARTPEAVDYIYNGTLHHGYLGNYYFDYEGTDDDGDGVGETPYNASADDHDFYPLVAPVENYEILPPMQTIMHGPYITGTTGTETTINWRTDVPTAGRVDYAPAAAYADGNYTLNVADGEETCLHHVALTGLEPGTTYHYRVTAGRNVTQDFTFETFPEAGERFTFITYGDSQEQIPYYTQLERHKLVADRIAVEEEDALFILHLGDTVSQAQDPTEWDRFFASARPMLANTTLYTALGNHEEKYKNLAEETFALPPWYSFECGDLHVVVLDSTSMKGSEMAEQTEWLRADLATDGARWTIAAFHHPPYNSGGHHGSGWPDTGWRDAFEEKGTAAVFNGHVHSYQRHLANGTQFIIAATGGGMQYELEDEKKPEYQAGMEYILGYERVTVDPANETVTMEFVPVADISEDNREVAGIRPPGEVFDRVVIGGAGGPDLAPVTITTDGPAVAGEKATVVVTVENLGGTEAGAFAVNLTADGASLGEQEAAALPAGETATFAFAWSPATSGSHAFVATVEGPPGERERENNVMKKQLYVLSPGEGPAFKEGAIELAPGWNLVSVPKRLAPGNDTALIFAGVESAGHSLCTFDAGTQCWQALGPDDPVTPLTGVLVYAEDAAAVSLTFDNDPIHLPPAKALSKGWNFVGAAGTDAEPAALALVSAEGRWERCVGYDALRQVYEAPVTVDLPDHALFPGRGYWLGMNENGTLAGTAV from the coding sequence GTGTTCCTCCTCTTCCTCCTCCTTGCCGGCCTCCTGCTCGCGGCGCCGGTCTCGGCCGGATTCCAGACGACCGAGGTGACGGTCGTCAAACTGGCCGAGGACGGGGAGACGGCCCTGGACGAGCGGACGGTGGACTACCGCTGGATGGAGGAGAACCTCCCGATAGTCGGGGACGGCGTGACGCATTATTATATGCAGGGGCCGACCTTCGTCGAGAGTAACCCCTGGGATCCCGAGGAGACGGAGAATGTCAATGACTACCATGCCATGCGGGGCACGGACGTGCGCGACCTCTGCAATCTGGTCGGCGGGATGGGACCGGATGATATCATCCACATCTATCCCAATGATCCCTACAGCGCGATGAAGCATCCGTACAAGAATGTCTATTACACCGACACCGAACACGGGGGCAACCCCGAGCAGGGGCCTTTGGTCCTGACCTGGTGGCGGCCTGACGACGGGTACGTGCCCGACTACGATACCGGGATGCGCACCTTCTTCTTTGCGACCACGACGAACGCGAAGGGACAGTATGTCTTCGGGAACGACGATATGCGCCGGTTCCTGGACGAGGAGTACTGGACCAGATACGAGGGATGGCCGTGCTCACGGGCGCAGTGCCAGAAGTACGTGAAGAGGATCGAGATCAAAAGCCACGAACCGGTGCCCCCCTTCCCGATCACCATCGAGGCCAACCGGACCACCGGCTATCTCCCCCTGACCGTGCAGTTCACCGGGGCGACGGAGGCGGCTTCGCCGACGGACTGGCACTGGGACTTCGACGACGGTGCGACCGAGAACGTGCAGAACCCGACCCACACCTACGAGAAGGGCGGGCTCTTCAATGTGAGTCTCACGGTCACGGCCGCGGACGGAAAGGCGACGAAGACGCGGTATCAATACATCGCGGCACAGGAGCGGCCGGTGCCGACGACTCTGGACGTCCTGCCTCCTGAGGCGACGGTGATCATCGACGGGACGCAGGTCTTCACAGCGATGGTCCGCGACCAGAAGGGGCGCATGATGAAGGACGTCGCGGTCGAGTGGTCGAGTTCCAACACCACCGTTGGGACGATCGACGACGGGGTCTTCAAGGCCCTTGCCGAGGGGACGACGACCGTCACCGCCTCGACCGCCGGGATCAGCGGGACGGCCGGGGTCAGCGTGGTCCCGGTCCCGCCCGAGCCGAAGACGTGGTACGTGGACGACGACGGCCCGGCGAACTTCACGTCCATCCAGGCGGCCGTCTATGCCTGCAATCCGGGCGACACCGTCGTGGTGAAGGACGGCGAGTACACCGAGAACGTGGTGGTGGACCGGCCGATCGTGCTCAGGTCGGAGAACGGGCCGGAGACGACGGTCTTAACAACCTCCGATATAAAGGCGTCACCGGTGACGCTGACCGCGGAGAATGTCACGGTCGAGGGGCTGACGGTGAAGGGAGGGATCGTCGAAGGCACGGCAGGTGTCCTGGTGGACCATGCCGACAGGTGCACTCTCCGGGCGATCAGGACAAGCGAGAATTATGACGGCGTCTTCCTGAACGCCTCGGCCGGCACCCTCATCACCGGGATCACCGCGGATGCGATCACGGGGTCGGGGATCAGGGGCACGGATGCGAACGGCACCGTGATCGAGGGGTGCAGGGTAGAGGTGAACAACAGAATGGCGAAGGGAATCTCTCTCGCCGCCTCCGAGGGCCCGGTGATCCGGGAATGCTCCATCACCACACAGGGCGAACCTGCGTACGGGATCGTCCTGAGCAGGACCGACAATGCACGGGTCGTGCAGAACACCCTGAAGCACCTGAGCGGGCGCTCGGCGAAAGGCATCACCGCCTCCTCCTCCTGGAACGTCACCATCGAGAAGAACACGGTCTCGTCCTACGGAAGCAACGCGATCAATGTCGGGATCCGGAACTCGACCATCTGCGGGAACATGGTCTCCGGCGGGCACGCCCCTATCGGCTTCGGAGGCGAGCACAACCTGCTCTGTGACAACATCGTCTCGAATGGCTACAATGGGATCTATTGTTCTGCAAAGAACAGCACCATCACCAACAACACCTGCGTGCACAACGACGCCCGTGCTCTCTGGACTCTCGCCGGCGGGAACGCGGTCTATCTCAACGACCTGCTGGAGAAGAGCAATAGGCCGGGGGTCAGGTATACCTCATGGCAGAGTGATAACTCGGTGAACACCACCGCCCGCACGCCTGAGGCGGTCGACTACATCTACAACGGTACGCTCCACCACGGCTACCTCGGCAACTATTACTTCGACTACGAGGGCACCGACGACGACGGCGACGGGGTCGGCGAGACCCCCTACAATGCCTCGGCCGACGACCACGACTTCTACCCGCTCGTCGCCCCGGTCGAGAACTACGAGATCCTCCCGCCGATGCAGACGATCATGCACGGGCCGTACATCACCGGCACCACGGGAACGGAGACGACGATCAACTGGCGGACCGACGTGCCGACGGCCGGGCGGGTGGACTATGCCCCGGCGGCGGCGTACGCGGACGGGAACTACACCCTGAACGTCGCCGACGGCGAGGAGACCTGTCTCCACCACGTCGCCCTCACCGGCCTCGAACCGGGGACGACCTACCACTACCGGGTGACGGCCGGGCGGAACGTGACGCAGGACTTCACCTTCGAGACCTTCCCCGAGGCCGGGGAGAGGTTCACCTTCATCACCTACGGGGACTCGCAGGAGCAGATCCCGTACTACACGCAGCTGGAGCGGCACAAACTCGTCGCGGACCGGATCGCGGTGGAGGAGGAGGACGCCCTCTTCATTCTGCACCTCGGCGACACGGTGAGCCAGGCGCAGGACCCGACCGAGTGGGACCGGTTCTTCGCGTCGGCGAGGCCGATGCTCGCGAACACCACGCTGTACACGGCCCTCGGCAACCATGAGGAGAAGTACAAGAACCTCGCCGAGGAGACCTTCGCCCTGCCGCCATGGTACTCCTTCGAGTGCGGCGACCTGCATGTGGTGGTGCTGGACTCCACCAGCATGAAGGGCAGCGAGATGGCCGAACAGACCGAGTGGCTCAGAGCCGACCTGGCAACCGACGGCGCACGCTGGACGATCGCCGCCTTCCACCACCCGCCGTACAACTCCGGCGGGCACCATGGAAGCGGGTGGCCGGACACCGGCTGGCGCGATGCCTTCGAGGAGAAAGGGACGGCGGCCGTCTTCAACGGGCATGTCCACTCGTACCAGCGCCACCTGGCCAACGGGACGCAGTTCATCATCGCGGCGACCGGCGGCGGGATGCAGTACGAACTCGAGGATGAGAAGAAGCCCGAGTACCAGGCGGGCATGGAGTATATCCTGGGCTATGAGCGGGTGACGGTGGACCCGGCAAACGAGACGGTGACGATGGAGTTCGTGCCGGTCGCCGATATCTCCGAGGACAACCGGGAGGTCGCCGGGATCCGCCCGCCGGGCGAGGTCTTCGACCGGGTGGTGATCGGCGGGGCAGGCGGGCCCGATCTGGCGCCGGTGACGATCACAACCGACGGCCCGGCGGTGGCCGGGGAGAAGGCGACGGTGGTGGTGACGGTCGAGAACCTCGGCGGGACCGAGGCAGGGGCCTTCGCGGTGAACCTGACGGCGGACGGTGCATCTCTCGGAGAGCAGGAGGCCGCGGCGCTCCCTGCCGGGGAGACGGCGACCTTCGCCTTCGCCTGGAGTCCGGCGACGAGCGGAAGCCACGCCTTCGTGGCGACGGTCGAGGGACCGCCGGGCGAGCGTGAGCGCGAGAACAATGTGATGAAGAAGCAGCTCTATGTCCTCTCGCCGGGCGAGGGCCCGGCCTTCAAGGAGGGGGCGATCGAACTCGCGCCGGGCTGGAACCTCGTCTCGGTCCCGAAGCGGCTGGCGCCCGGCAATGACACGGCCCTGATCTTCGCGGGGGTCGAGTCGGCCGGGCACTCGCTCTGCACCTTCGATGCCGGGACGCAGTGCTGGCAGGCGCTGGGCCCAGACGATCCCGTCACGCCCCTTACCGGGGTGCTCGTCTATGCCGAGGACGCCGCCGCCGTGTCCCTGACCTTCGACAACGACCCGATCCATCTCCCGCCGGCAAAGGCCCTCTCGAAGGGCTGGAACTTCGTCGGTGCGGCCGGGACCGACGCCGAACCCGCGGCCCTCGCCCTCGTCTCGGCCGAGGGGCGGTGGGAGCGGTGCGTCGGCTACGACGCCCTGCGCCAGGTCTACGAGGCGCCGGTGACCGTCGACCTCCCCGACCACGCCCTCTTCCCGGGCCGCGGTTACTGGCTCGGCATGAACGAGAACGGCACCCTCGCAGGGACAGCGGTCTGA
- a CDS encoding peptidylprolyl isomerase: protein MAEHPEGPKVVLHTTMGDITIQLYADMPITAGNFEKLVKEGFYDGVIFHRVIANFMIQGGDPTGTGMGGPGYAIPDEFTASNKNNRGTISMANAGPNTGGSQFFLNLVNNVHLNPMHPVFGEVVEGMEVVDAIGKTQTDRQDRPRTEVRITKAEVI, encoded by the coding sequence ATGGCAGAACATCCGGAAGGACCAAAGGTCGTCCTGCACACCACGATGGGCGACATCACCATCCAGCTCTACGCCGACATGCCGATCACCGCCGGCAACTTCGAGAAACTGGTGAAGGAAGGTTTTTACGACGGCGTCATCTTCCACCGTGTCATCGCCAACTTCATGATCCAGGGCGGCGACCCGACCGGCACCGGGATGGGCGGGCCTGGGTATGCGATCCCCGACGAGTTCACGGCCTCGAACAAGAACAACCGCGGCACCATCTCGATGGCGAATGCGGGCCCGAACACCGGGGGAAGCCAGTTCTTCCTCAACCTGGTGAACAATGTCCACCTCAACCCGATGCACCCGGTCTTCGGCGAGGTGGTCGAGGGGATGGAGGTCGTCGACGCCATCGGGAAGACCCAGACCGACCGCCAGGACCGGCCGCGCACCGAGGTTCGGATCACGAAGGCCGAGGTCATCTGA